One window of the Methylovirgula sp. HY1 genome contains the following:
- a CDS encoding beta-ketoacyl-ACP synthase III, giving the protein MTLTQSLILGTGSYAPSHILTNQDLEKIIDTSDAWIVERTGIRERHIAAEGETTSDMAVEAAKKALAMAETDPAELDMIIVATISPDMPMPSCAVFVQAKLGATRAFAFDISAACAGSLYGLSIADQFIRSGQAKRVLVIGAELLSRVINWNDRTTCVLFGDAAGAFVVGPSNDPARGLMSAHLHSDGAAANMLTIPGGGSKYPQSEDVIAKQMHKVAMNGREVYKFALRVLPDAILEALAAHGLKPGAIDHLVTHQANVRIIESVVDRLGVPREKCWLNIERYGNTSSASLPISLDEANREGRLKPGDLVAMMAIGGGMAWGSALMRW; this is encoded by the coding sequence ATGACATTGACGCAGTCGCTAATTTTGGGAACGGGATCCTACGCCCCGTCGCATATTCTCACCAATCAAGATCTCGAAAAAATCATCGACACTTCCGACGCCTGGATCGTCGAGCGGACGGGGATCAGAGAACGTCACATTGCGGCTGAGGGCGAGACGACATCCGATATGGCTGTCGAGGCGGCCAAAAAGGCCCTGGCCATGGCAGAGACCGATCCGGCCGAACTCGACATGATCATCGTGGCCACGATCTCGCCCGACATGCCGATGCCCTCCTGCGCCGTGTTCGTGCAAGCCAAACTCGGCGCGACACGGGCCTTCGCCTTCGATATTTCCGCTGCCTGCGCCGGCTCGCTCTATGGGCTGAGCATCGCGGACCAATTCATTCGTTCCGGCCAAGCGAAACGTGTCCTCGTCATCGGCGCGGAACTGCTGAGTCGCGTCATCAATTGGAATGACCGCACCACTTGCGTTCTCTTCGGCGACGCGGCCGGCGCGTTTGTCGTTGGGCCGAGTAACGATCCGGCCCGCGGCCTCATGTCAGCGCATCTTCATTCCGATGGCGCGGCGGCCAATATGCTTACGATCCCCGGTGGCGGCAGCAAATATCCGCAATCCGAAGACGTCATCGCCAAGCAAATGCACAAAGTGGCGATGAACGGACGCGAGGTCTATAAATTTGCACTTCGCGTGCTCCCTGATGCCATTCTGGAAGCGCTTGCGGCGCATGGCTTGAAACCTGGGGCCATAGACCATCTCGTCACGCATCAAGCCAATGTGCGTATCATCGAATCCGTGGTCGACCGGCTCGGCGTTCCGCGCGAGAAATGCTGGCTCAACATCGAGCGCTACGGCAATACGTCGAGCGCATCGCTGCCGATTTCACTCGATGAAGCCAACCGAGAAGGGCGATTAAAGCCCGGCGACCTGGTTGCGATGATGGCGATCGGCGGCGGCATGGCCTGGGGCAGCGCGCTCATGCGCTGGTGA